Part of the Apium graveolens cultivar Ventura unplaced genomic scaffold, ASM990537v1 ctg4827, whole genome shotgun sequence genome is shown below.
TATATCTCAATAAATAAATTTCCACCTCCAATATAATTCAACAATACCGTATACATTTGTCGGACATTATAGCTTttcataaaatttttaaatccAGGTAATTTTTTATTATCACTATCATAAAATCCTTCACAATTAATTCCTCCTCTGCAAATAAAAAAGATTTGTCGAGGAAGTTTGGCACAAAATTCCATGGCGAATGGTTTTGGTACTCTTTGTCATCAATATATACGCAAACGATCAATTTCACATTTATATTAATTGTCAACGACTCTATATTGAGTATTGTATTATATACCAATGAACCAAAAGAATTATGTTCACAAATTCCGACTAAGAAGTTTTTCCTCTTAGCTTTAAGGCCTTTTTATGTGCTTGATAAGCGACCTTGcaaaatttgataatattgaAATCATTACGTAATTTTCAAAAAGTATGTCAGAACTAGGCTACCTAGGCTAACTTTTTATTCATCCAAACATCAACTTGGAGTATAATGTAGAGGTTAAATATCAGAAGCAAtgtataaattataaataataaaataatttgacATTACTTAGCAAGAGATTGTTATGTAAATCATATTAAATTACAAATAATAATACACAACACATTATACTATAATTATCCAAAAGTGGTGATGTAGAATATATGTGTTTTTGTACTTTCAAACTAAGTACAAACTAACCTTCATCATTTTTGCACGAGAGAGATGGTACAGTGCCAAACTGTGACTTGCAACAAGAGCCGATACGATGatattttatattaatagaaCTTATAATCTAAGATCATTTTACAATGCATCTTGGTTTTTGTAGGATTTTTTTACATTGTAATTCTTGAATTTATGCAGCTTACTTAGTTGTTGCAATAATTTTCAATATAATTAAATGAATATCTTTATGAAGATTTGACCAagatcgatatatatatatatatatatatatatatatatatatatatatatatatataggttttTAACATATTGGACAGTTTTAGGTAAAACAAGACAACTAATATATTTATGAACAATACATTTTTCATATATTTAGTTTACTTAAATCTTTATATGATTTTGTAGAATCACTGGAAAAACTTCATGAAGATTTGTAATGAATCAATCGATAtcttttcaaattttaaaaaaaaataagatCTAGAATAACGAAATTTGTAATTTACATGCTTCCTTGAAAATATGTGTTTGTTTCCaaagttaaattaaaaaaattaaaactgaTAAACTGATTTTCCGGATAcgcttttatttttaaaatatttttactcGGATTCTCAATAATCATTTGTATAATTTATCAGCaatataaaataaagaaataattgTTTTAGCTTCTTTCTACAAACTAACTAAAGGAAAGTTTAAAATTACCTAGGTATCGCTTATCAACTTTTCCTTCCTTTTCTATCCATATCTATCAATCATAAATCATTATAATTTCATCTTTTCATATCAATCAATTAATGTAgtgaaaaaataattaaagatTATGAATCAAGTTTTTGACCAAGCATTAGAAACTCATGTAGTTGTGATTTTGTACAAGGTCATCATTAAGAGACATAATGTTAATATTATTACTTTTAGGTTCATATTTTTCACATAATAATTTATAACTTATTAACAATTATTGaacttttatatttttaaaagtcTCAATAGCAATAACCAATTTCTCTGCATCAAAGATATATCTTAATCCTTATTTGGAGGTGGTAATTATAATGAGAGAAATGTGTTTTTATTATAAGTTAtgttatattaatattaaatattaaatatattaacttaatttatttatttttacttttaaattacaattatatTGTTTATACATTTTTTTTGTTAATATCTTATCATGTTTTTTATTTCATTCTTGAATTTAAAGTATTTAATGGACCACTTTTTGCAGAGTGAAATTATTAGTCATCATCAAAGATCTTAAGAATTTAAAATTTCCAATATATTCGATAAAATATTAAGACCGTAGTATTTTTAAATGCGTAGTGGTATTAGATATTGGATTTTTTAATCGGTTCATTGAATATTTGTGATGGGAATTTATAAAgcattataaattttatttatatttattagcAATTTATCAATTTTATATCTTTCAATTATTATACAGTAATGCACGCGCAATTTGTTTTAGTGATGTAATTTCACTaacataattaatttaaaaatatttttaacaaatttaaaatttactCCATGTACATTTTTATAAtcgtaaataattaaatataattatgtGTTTCAACATACTAATTCAAGTATCAGACACCTATGCTAATCTTTGCATTTTTTTAACAATACAAATGTATGATGAATTTTGCGATATTGCActaaaatttttttaaaataaattttgtatATTGCAAGAAATTCCTGTGTGCAAAGCACGGGCTATATTACTAGTTGAAGTCTAATGTCCATCGCGAAAAGAATTCTTTTATAACAGAAGAACATGTAATATGTTCCggaaatttaaataataaaatattcatgTCTGGAAAATAGAATATCATACAAACTAACAATAAAATTAGTTAGGTATTGatttaaaataaaagtaaaaaataaaaaataaaagatCTTAAGATAACAAATAATAAAATCATAGCAAAAAtgttaaaatataaaatataaccAAAGGAAAAATCTTTTGGTTAGAATCTCACTATTATGTATAAAATTTGGAATACTCCAAATGACCACCAAAAGTATAAATCTAAAAATAATAATTAGATATACGTGAGATTTGGTTGAATGTATGTATAGTTCATTGGTTGTATAGTGATTGTATATATGTAATATGTGTAACTATTCTATTATTATACATTATACATGTAATATGTAATATGTGTAACGATTATTATGTTACCATGTTACCAAATGCATCTaatctttttaaaattttaatattagtTAATACATTGAATATAATTATGTATTACTTCGTAACCCAAATTAATAAGACATATTATAACTTACCCCCTTAAAATGTGTAATCAATCGGATGTTTTTAGTTGACCCTTCAAAAAATTGTTATTTTCATTTATGATTATTAGAGATCCGATAATTCTAATTTTCACCCTACATATAACATTATAATATCccgaatttttcaaaaattattatttattattttttgagTGTTTTATGTGATTTCcaatattaaatgaataaaattgtggatattttattcctgttctATGAGTTTGGAAATTGTTAAAAGGAGTTTTATAAAAGATCAGAAAGTTATtatttatgtaatttggatatcttgtttctggAACTAGAACCTAAAAGATCTTGGTATAGTTAGGGTTGCAGATATTAAATATCATTGCtagcatttatttattgattaaacaaaCTTTTTTTATATTGAGGTTTAATCGTAAagaccaaatcctctgacccggGATTTGGGGGGTGTTACAGGTTAGTATCAGGGTCGAGGTTAAAGTAAACTAGAaatgagagtgtgtaggagtgtgcATAGTTATGTAAGGACGCCACAACTCCTATAGATTTCGTGTTGGACTATtgatatagtaccaacgagtaacTTAAGATTATGTGTGctcgtttgagatggttgtgctgagctggatgaaACTTTTGGCAGTTATAGACGTCTATTGTGTGAACTTATGAGGCTATTGCGAATCGACGACGGTGTAGAATATTGGTAACCTTAGGGACATGAAGAAGTGTatagaatcagatggcgagtcatCGGAAGAGTCGATAAAGAAAGCATTTTAAAGACCTTGGCATTACCTTCTATATCTATACATTATTTCGACATCACTCGAAAAgagatactccctccgtcccattgATTATTATACGTTTACTATTTGCACACATTTCGAGACCTTTATAAAATATAGTTCCGTAAtgtttttttcaaattttttttttgaataaaagtttaaacatgaaacttttattcagaacaaaaatttaaaaaatattttggaATTATGTTTTAAATGAGCATTGAAAAGCGTGTCGAAAAGTAACGTATAGAAAtcaatgggacagagggagtatatgTTAGAGTATATATTttctaacactcattttcaaatCATGTCTGTGTTCTAAATGTGCTAGAGGatgtcatgaagcctattttcaGGTTTTGAAAGCCCATACAGGTTATGATATTTGAACTTTCACTTTTCTTATACGGTGGACAGGTTTATTGGTGATGTAGCACCACTTGCTCATTTTGTAGCAATTTTTTATTTTCTGGATTGCATTTTTTCCAGAAATAGCGGCTTTAAAATCTATTCAGTTTCGATACAAGGGTTGCATTATAGAATCATTTATTAGAAACACTTGATTATTcgtttgattttgaattcctttcatATTTTTTCTACCCTGACTGAGATGAACACCCTTGTTTATAGGGGACTCCAGGACTCTCTGTCTGTGTGATGTAGGGACGCCATCACTGGTGTGTTGTGCATCGCAAAAAGGCTAACCACCTTCACTTGTAAATGTCTTAACTAAGGCACGCAACATAAGTTCTCTTGATCGTAATGATCTCTTAGTTAttttttatatttcaaatgtGTTACTTCAATATTTATAATCCCATATTCGCAAATTTTGTAATATTTGTTATGATGtggatttttttttctttccagagttccatgattttattatctATAATATTTAAAGGTATGTCAATCAAGTTGAGATGAGTTAATGTTGTCAAGGTAAAATAAGATATTGTGACAGATTGCCACGAACAATGGTGGATTGTAATGCGATTGTAATATCAGTAATGTATAACGAAAtcaacctctctctctctctctctctctctctctctctctctctctctctctctctctctctctctctctctctctctctctctctctctctctctctctctctctctctctattaaTGAAGGTTATCATGTTAAAAAGTTAGCCAAATTTTATGCGAAAAAAACTATAGTGCGGAGTGAAGCTCCCGTAATAATTGTGTTAAACAGAGAACCCGAGTTTTTATTTAAGATTTTCAGAAAAGTTGCGTATGTAAGATTGAAAAGTTGGCAAGAAGATCCCTAGTGTGTTATTCTGCTGATACTGAGGACgaaatccttataagggggtagattgtaatatcccaaatttttcagaaattattatttattattatttgagtattttatgTGATTTCCTATATTaaaggaataaaattatggatattttattcttgtttgatgagtttgaaaattattaaaaagagttttaaaaagatcaaaaaattattatttttggaatttgAATATCTTGTTTCTAAAACTATAACCTAAAAGATCTTGGTATAGTTGAGGTCGGAGATGTTAAATATACTTGCtgaaatttatttattgattaaacatgttgttttatatttagttttcatcgtgacgaccaaatcctttGACCCTTTGAGGATGTTACACTACAGTCTTCACCTTCTTTAATATACGTTTCGTTTGAGTACGTTTATAACAAACGGGCAAGTCTAAATAATGTTAAATTAGGAATGCGAGTAAGAATACTTAAAAAGTGTTATTTACATAAAAATATACAAAagaaaaatgtaaaaaaaattctaagaAAATTTATAAACTCAATGAACAATTATGAGTGAATGATATAAAATGTTACATATAAAATAAACATTGAAATATTTATTCCCCTCgaaaaaaaatataataacatgttataatgaataatttaaaattacAATTAGTATTTAGTAAAGGTATAACATTACAAAAGTTAGCCTTGAAAGAAATGAGTTATTCAGATCTAAAAATAAATTGAAATACTATCGGTAAACCCCGCACTATATGTCAAAAATTAGAACAAGTAAGATgtttatatcaatatatatttTAATTGGAGGATAAGATTGTGTAACCAATTAGTTAGTAACAGGACTTAGGGAACGACAAAATCAAGCTAACAAAAAATTCAAAACAATATTGAGTGGAAATGGAACTGATGAATAAAAAATGCAGAAAAGAAGAATACAACGTTACTTAAAAGGAAAATCACAAGCAACGGGAAATAACAACTTCTAACCTACCCAATCTCTTTATCCCGAAGCTATAAATTATCTCTTTTTAGACATATGTCAATATAATAGTGGTTAAATTCTTGTACCGTTATGGCACATGATCCCAACCTGATGCTAATAATAACACACCAAACGACTCATTTTATTTCAACATTATCATCTAATTATTACATTAATcaataaatagaaaatataacCATTTTGACTATTTATCTAGTCAAAATAGTTACATTGCCGCCCTCTTAAAATCATCGTTGACCTCACAGATGAAAGTTTGAGATTGCTCAGTGATGGTAGAAGCATCCTCCCATATTACATCTTCAGGAATCGAATAAGTCCAATGAAACAACCACTGTACTATCACCCTGTTTTTTTTAATGAACCTGAACTCCAATAATTTATATGAATAAACTAAGAACCGCCCCTCTGGTCCCAACTTGGGAAATGTATAAGAGACTATGTATTTGAAACACATTTTCTTCTTCAGTAAATTAATGTAGAAGACTGGGTGCACTAGGCTGCCAACCGTTAAATGCAGTTTGTAGGCTACATGTTCAACCCTTTTCAGAATCTGATAAGGACCATAGTATCTGTGTGCCAATTTGAGATGTCTCATGACTGCTACTGAAACTTGTTTATAGGGTTGCAGTTTTTAAAAGACCAAATCACCTTCCCGCATTCCACTTTCCTTCATGTTATTGTTAACATAGAATTTACATTTTTGTTGAGCTTGCTTGATAGCCTCTTGTAATAGAGCATTCGTTGATTCCCTTTTACTTGAAAATCTTCCATTATTACATTAGCAGCTCCATGGTCGATGAGAATGCAAAAATACATAGGTTTAACTCCATATAAAGTTTCAAATGGGCTCATCTTTATAAGGTAAAAGTTGTACTACCATTCAACTAGTGTTAACCACTTATTCCAGCTCTTAGATCTGCAACTAGCCATTACTCTGAGATATTGTTCTAGACACCTGTTCAACCTCTCAGTTTGACCATCTGACTGGCGGTGATAGGCAATATTAAGGTGCAATTTTTGTGCCTGCAGCATCAGATAGTGACTTCTAAAAAGAACTTGTAAATGTTTTGTTCCTTTTAGACACCGCTGATTTAGGCATTTCATACAATCTATAGACAGTGTCAAAGAAGGCTTCCGCTCCCTGAGTGGCAATGTAGGGATCAGTCTGAGGAATAAAGTACCCTATCATTGGATAATCTATTTACAACAACCATTATATAATATTTGTCGTGTGATATGGGAAGTCCCTAAATGAAGTCACAAGATATATCTTCCCACGTCTGTCCTGGAATGGGAAGAGGCTGAAAAAGTCCACCAGGAAATTAAGTTCCACTTTTCACCATTGGCATATGTCACATAAAGCTCTATATTCATTTACCTATTTTCTCATATCAGGATATAAAAAAGCAGTGTAAACTTTTTAAAAGTCACATCCGATCCTAAATATCCTCCATAAGAACTATCATGGCGCTCCCATATCGATTTTTGCTTTCAATTTCCTTGGGTTCCCACATAGAGTTTACCATCACATTTGATCAAACCCTTTGTGAATCGGTACTCCTCATACTTTTCATCTTGGATAGCAATGCCAGTGATAATCTGCCAGGCTTCAGGATCCTTATTGTAATTTTTCATGATCTCTGCCAATCACAGTTGGTTTGAGGTGGTCATTTCACTGACATTTCCCTTAGCGCACCATTAGGAATCCTTGATAAAGTTGAGAATAATTTTGGGCTCGGGGAGGTCATCGATGTTTCTCCCCCATATTTCTCATGAATTTGCGGTGACATGAAAATCATATATGAAGAAGATGATGTAAACTTAACAAAAGGGTTTTCAAATGGAAAAAGTTTAGCGTGTTGTCCTGATTTTAGCTCTACAAGCTCATAATGAGGTTGAGAAAAAATCCATTGGCCATTGTTCCGTGTGTTCCACCTAGTCCTGCACTCCAATCAAGGATAAAAGTAAATAAAGAATATATGAAGGTTACGCTTTTGATGATGAGGGGTGGTTAGTCAATCAGTTATTTTGATTCTTGACGAAGGTGTTTTGAAGTCTATTGTTGAAGCCTTTCGCAAATCAGTTATCAATACGGAACATGTATTGTTTGAGGGAATTTTTTTAAGGACATTTTAGATAAGACAGTTAGAGGCAATCTCTCAGATTTCTTAAGATATGTTACATTGATGATAACGTGGACGAGGGAAAGAATGACAACACATGTATTTAAAAGTTTGTTGATCTGGGTTGCATAAGTGCACGagtgattaagtgaataaaggGGTTTTTGGAGTGAATCACAGTCTCTCAAGGGTTATTTTGCCCTTTTTGTTGTTGATATCATATCTTTGTTGTTTTGCCTTTTTGAGATTTAAGTTGGTTTAAAGTTATAGTTTTGAGACATAGCCAATTATCTATTTAATTTATTTGgttaataaaaaaataatcaaaataattaaagaaTATACCATCAAATTTTTTTGGTTCCAATCCCgtgaataaatatttatattgttATTTATACATTACCCAAATTTTGATATTCGAATCCCaacaataacaaatatttatattattattcataCAAAATCTAACTTTTCAGGTTTGAATTCCGGCATTAACAAAAAATTATGTTATTAAATATACACTGTCAAATTTTTTAAAGTTCGAATTCCgctaaaaataatataatttaaaatccATTATATCCATTATATACTATATAAAATGAAAAACATAAGTTTTAATAAAGTGGTTTGAATTGTAAAATTAGGTTATTATTGAAACTTGTTTTTTACCAATTAACCGGACATGTACCGTTTTCTTTAAAACAATTTTTAGTTTGTGCTTTTGAGAACATATATAATAAATATCctcaaaataatatataaatataggGAAAAATGGAATTTAAAGGCCAAAATAGAAAACTATTATGCCAATCCAcctttatttaataatatttaaaaatgaaattaaaaattTAACTGTACCAATATGAATACCATGTAAATATACGTAAGTTTTctagtattttttttaaaatatgttgACTTAATTATTTTTTGCATGTGTACAGTAGGATCGttaaaaatattcaataaatatattttagACCGCACTAATAAAAAAATTTGTACTAATAAAAAAAGTTTTCTagtatatttatatttttttttgacaaaaaaGTGTATATAAAATGAAGAAATCCGAATAGGCTAAAACTtaggaataaaagaaaaacatCAAACAGCACCACCGCGGAGAGGTTGAAGGGATGTCGGGTATGGGAGATGGCTACGTGGGCACGGCCCAAGACGCTGTTAGGATCCGACGGCTTGAAAAACAAAGAGAAGCTGAGAGAAAGAAGATTCAAGACCTCAAAAATAAATCCGCTTCTACTAAGGGTCAATCGGGTCTTCTTCAATTCGGGTCGGGTACTTCTGAGGTCCGTTTCTTCTACTTTCTATATCAATCATTTGGATTGACTTGGTGGTCTGGGTTTTGTTAGTGAAATGCTATGTTTTCATGATTTTTTTGTATCTAATCCTTGAGGgtttgtattgtattattttcATTTATAATACGTGACGATAGCGGAATAGGTTAAGTGTGACTGTATTATAATGTGTTTGTTTTGCTTAATCTTCATGTATTGGGTGAATTGTAATTGTAATTCTTGTTTGATTGAAAGAGACCGCTCTTGTTGGCGGTAAGTGGTAACGGGTCACTTCAATATGTTATGTTATAAAATTGCGGTATGGTAGCTCGCATGTCGTATTATATTCATACTGTTGGCTGTTGGGGGTAAATATAGAACAAATGAATCATATATATGAACAAATTTATATGTGATCTTCCTGTGTATGAGGATCGGGGGTTATGTATACATAAGGTCATGTTGCAAACTATTTTAGCGGACACGTTTTATAAACAAATCACCAGTTAAGGTAGTTCAAGTAACAAACAATACTGCAAATTACCTTGTCTGATCCTTTTGTACTTTGTAGTCAATGGACATCTATATACATATTTATACAGAGTGAGTGAGTTAGATGGAACTAGTAGAATTTTAATGATGTACTTGTTCGTTCCCCGTACTTGTATATTCAAATTTTTGTAACTTAAACTCTGGTTTATCGATTCATCAGATTCTTGAGACTGCATTTAAGAAGGAAACAGTGGGCCTGGTTACCAGGGAGCAGTATGTTGAGAAGGTATATCTCTATTGCTAGTTAGTTATTGATTTAATTCTTGAATTTCAGTAAAAAAATTCTTGCTGACAATTATTTGATGCTATGTAGAGAGTTAATATCCGAACtaaaattgaagaagaagagaagGAGAAACTTCAAAAGATTCAACAAGAGTGAGTGTTATTTTGGTGAAATAATGGTAATTTGTGACTTTTACATAGCTGTTctgtttttatatttattatatattttctTGTACTCAAATGCAGGGAGGAAGAGCTTCAAATGCAGAAATTGAAAAAGCGAAAAATAAGGGCCAATCCTCGATTATCTTTCTCTGATGACCTTGAGAATGGATGTGAAGAAGAAGACGGGGACAACAGTAAGTAAATTATATTAACTGATAGTTCTAGTCATTACATCTGGTATTACTAGTTCTCTAGTTTAACTCCCTTAATGTGTTCGTATACCAGTAATTTCTGCTGTATTCAGAAATATACGAGGTTGAGTTTTGTAGCTAGATTTTTTTTGGAAGTGCTAAGAGGGTCACTATTTATCCTTGTAGTGCTTGATATAGATCACAATCAACATTTGGATGCTTAACCTTAAGGGGATAAGTTTCTGTACATTGCTTGATTGGGGCCTCCTATCAACAAATTTTTTGTTAATCTTTGGTATGTGGTAATTAACTAATTGTTATCTCAAAAAAAGAACGAAGACTGAAAACGGTAACTAGGCTTTTATTTATTATAGAAGAGGCTTGTTATGTATACTTGTATCATTTGTTAGTATTATCTCATCCCGTGCTAACAAACCAATTAATATCAAGTCcctgcagaaaataaagaactaAACAACTTTGGACACAGGGGTTTTGGCAAAGATCCCACAGTAGAAACTAGTTTTTTGCCAGACAGGtctctttctcttcaactctgagTTTTAGTTGTGTGTGTTCTTTATCAAGTTTTAAAAATAGTATCTGGATTTGGCTTGTTCTTTTAGCATATATTCATGCTTTACCTTTGATGCGTGAAGCATACTACAGTGAGAGAGAGGCAGAGGAACAAGCAGAACGTGAAAGACTAAGGAAACAATGGCTTCGTGAACAAGAGCATATTAAAAGTAATTTTCCAACCTTGTAACattttcttcatcttgacttacAGTTGCTTAACTTGTTTTCTCATGATTTCTAGATGAACCTCTTCAAATCACTTACAGCTACTATGATGGAGCTGGTCACAGGCGGGTGCTCCAGGTTATTAGtggcctctctctctctctctctctctctctctctctctctctctctctctctctctctctctctccctctccctctccctccctccccctctctctcttTCCCTCATGATTTTTGCTGTAATCAGGTTCGGAAAGGCGATTCCATTGGTGAGTTCCTTCGGGCTGTGCAACAGCAACTTGCACCAGAGTTTCGAGAGATCCGAACTACTTCAGTGGAGAATTTGCTTTATGTGAAAGAAGACCTTATTATCCCTCATGTAAGCAGCTTTTAGCTAAATTATGTCTCAAAATTATTATGTCAGCATCTTGATTTTCGACATTATATTTCATGGGACCATCTATAAAGTAACAACTGTTTCCTTGATCTTGGACGTTCAGCAACACAGTTTCTATGAGCTGATTGTTAAcaaggcgaggggaaaaagtgGACCGGTATGTTCAGTTTCTTGTAATTTCTTGTGTGAGATGGACATAAATTATTCCAAGTgttccacacacacacacataagaATACACTTTGACGCATAAATGTTGATCTATTATGAATTCATTAAGCTGTATTATTTTCTTTTGCATCTCTTAAATGTTTTTCACATTTTATCCTGCACAGCTTTTCCACTTTGATGTACACGAGGATGTCAGGACGATTGCTGATGCAACCATAGAGAAGGATGAGGTATGACACATGTATTGTAATATTCGTCTTCTGGAGATCTGCATCAAGTAACAAGTGAAGTGAATATCTAGTACTAATTTGATATTGTGCCATAATTACCAACTGGCTTGCAGCTAATTTTTTATTTGATATATGTTTTTACACCTGAGATTTTATATCTCATAATAAAGTCAAGAAGCAAATCGAATCACATGGTCGATAAGACTAaactctttcttttctttctttttttttctggGAGAAAGGGGGATAGGAAAGCAAAGTTTGGCGATGACCGTTACCCTGTCAAGAATTAGGCTTTATAAATGTAGAATTGCAAGTATATTTGGTGTTTAGTGTTCAGATGCAGATAAGTAACTAGGTACGTAGAGAATTCCCAGAGAAActgagagattgagagagattAAGCTGACAAGGAAAAATTTGTTTCAGCCAAAGTTCGTTTgatgtgtaatttttttaattggACTAGTAAGTTCCTGGAATTATATAAAG
Proteins encoded:
- the LOC141702271 gene encoding protein XAP5 CIRCADIAN TIMEKEEPER isoform X2 — protein: MSGMGDGYVGTAQDAVRIRRLEKQREAERKKIQDLKNKSASTKGQSGLLQFGSGTSEILETAFKKETVGLVTREQYVEKRVNIRTKIEEEEKEKLQKIQQEEEELQMQKLKKRKIRANPRLSFSDDLENGCEEEDGDNKNKELNNFGHRGFGKDPTVETSFLPDSEREAEEQAERERLRKQWLREQEHIKNEPLQITYSYYDGAGHRRVLQVRKGDSIGEFLRAVQQQLAPEFREIRTTSVENLLYVKEDLIIPHQHSFYELIVNKARGKSGPLFHFDVHEDVRTIADATIEKDESHAGKVVERHWYEKNKHIFPASRWEIYDPTKKWERYTIHGD
- the LOC141702271 gene encoding protein XAP5 CIRCADIAN TIMEKEEPER isoform X1, giving the protein MSGMGDGYVGTAQDAVRIRRLEKQREAERKKIQDLKNKSASTKGQSGLLQFGSGTSEILETAFKKETVGLVTREQYVEKRVNIRTKIEEEEKEKLQKIQQEEEELQMQKLKKRKIRANPRLSFSDDLENGCEEEDGDNIPAENKELNNFGHRGFGKDPTVETSFLPDSEREAEEQAERERLRKQWLREQEHIKNEPLQITYSYYDGAGHRRVLQVRKGDSIGEFLRAVQQQLAPEFREIRTTSVENLLYVKEDLIIPHQHSFYELIVNKARGKSGPLFHFDVHEDVRTIADATIEKDESHAGKVVERHWYEKNKHIFPASRWEIYDPTKKWERYTIHGD
- the LOC141702271 gene encoding protein XAP5 CIRCADIAN TIMEKEEPER isoform X3; amino-acid sequence: MSGMGDGYVGTAQDAVRIRRLEKQREAERKKIQDLKNKSASTKGQSGLLQFGSGTSEILETAFKKETVGLVTREQYVEKRVNIRTKIEEEEKEKLQKIQQEEEELQMQKLKKRKIRANPRLSFSDDLENGCEEEDGDNTYYSEREAEEQAERERLRKQWLREQEHIKNEPLQITYSYYDGAGHRRVLQVRKGDSIGEFLRAVQQQLAPEFREIRTTSVENLLYVKEDLIIPHQHSFYELIVNKARGKSGPLFHFDVHEDVRTIADATIEKDESHAGKVVERHWYEKNKHIFPASRWEIYDPTKKWERYTIHGD